One Helianthus annuus cultivar XRQ/B chromosome 12, HanXRQr2.0-SUNRISE, whole genome shotgun sequence genomic region harbors:
- the LOC110894251 gene encoding histone H1-I: protein MKFLFQCPCCSCFCFMKPKKGKPKEKEAKPKDKEAKPKEKEAKPKEKEAKETKPVEKEAKDEKKTE from the coding sequence ATGAAGTTCTTGTTTCAATGTCCTTGTTGCTCTTGTTTCTGCTTCATGAAGCCGAAAAAGGGGAAACCGAAGGAGAAAGAAGCAAAACCAAAGGATAAAGAAGCTAAACCGAAGGAGAAAGAAGCTAAACCGAAGGAGAAAGAAGCTAAAGAAACTAAACCGGTTGAGAAAGAAGCCAAGGACGAAAAGAAAACCGAGTGA
- the LOC110894252 gene encoding probable protein phosphatase 2C 39, with protein MAGRDILNKMKEKVGLSSSSAETGKGKSKMSKHVTHGYHLVKGKSYHDMEDYVFAQFKNVDDNELGLFAIFDGHLSHEVPDYLRSHLFENILKEPDFWTKTEHAIRKAYRVTDKTILDKAVDLGRGGSTAVTAILINCKKLVVANVGDSRAVICKKGVAKQLSIDHEPSKERKLIENRGGFVSTFPGDVPRVDGRLAVARAFGDKSLKEHLSSEPDVFMEMIDCDTEFIILASDGIWKVMSNQEAVDCIKNVKDARAAAKHLNEEALARKSTDDISCIVVRFQ; from the exons ATGGCAGGCCGAGACATACTCAACAAGATGAAG GAAAAGGTTGGTCTATCATCATCTTCAGCCGAAACAGGAAAAGGAAAGAGCAAGATGTCGAAACACGTTACGCACGGGTATCATTTAGTCAAGGGGAAATCATACCATGATATGGAAGATTACGTATTTGCGCAGTTCAAGAATGTCGATGATAACGAGCTTGGCCTGTTTGCTATATTCGACGGTCACTTAAGCCATGAAGTCCCCGATTATCTGCGATCTCATTTATTCGAAAATATTTTAAAAGAG CCCGATTTTTGGACCAAAACCGAGCATGCAATTAGAAAGGCGTACCGGGTAACTGATAAAACGATTCTGGACAAAGCAGTTGATCTGGGAAGAGGAGGTTCAACTGCGGTTACCGCCATTTTAATAAACTGTAAAAAGCTTGTAGTCGCTAATGTTGGGGACTCGCGGGCTGTGATATGCAAGAAAGGTGTGGCGAAGCAGTTATCGATTGACCATGAACCGAGCAAGGAACGTAAGCTTATTGAAAACAGAGGCGGTTTTGTATCCACCTTTCCAG GTGACGTGCCACGCGTTGATGGGCGGTTAGCAGTGGCAAGAGCGTTTGGTGACAAGAGTTTGAAGGAACACCTGAGTTCTGAACCAGATGTGTTTATGGAAATGATAGATTGTGATACCGAGTTCATAATATTAGCAAGCGATGGCATTTGGAAG GTTATGTCGAATCAGGAGGCGGTAGATTGCATCAAGAATGTGAAGGATGCAAGGGCGGCTGCAAAGCATCTGAATGAGGAGGCACTTGCAAGGAAGAGTACAGATGATATTTCTTGCATTGTTGTAAGGTTCCAATGA